Proteins encoded within one genomic window of Dyadobacter chenhuakuii:
- a CDS encoding ferritin has product MRDLLRQRTSLKEEIEILLNNQVKMEAEASAKYLAMASWCDRNGFKNSAKYFLKQSDEERGHMLKIFNYIMTVGGTAVSPEVAAVKQEFATFRSVFEAALQSEIAVTQSINRIVTQSRREEDYGTESFLQWFVNEQIEEEDNARRAIELFDVIGEEGTGQYFIDKAILKIGSEN; this is encoded by the coding sequence ATGAGAGATTTATTAAGACAACGGACATCCCTGAAAGAGGAAATAGAAATACTTTTGAACAATCAGGTAAAGATGGAAGCGGAAGCTTCTGCAAAATATCTGGCCATGGCTTCATGGTGTGACCGTAACGGATTCAAAAACAGCGCAAAATATTTCCTTAAGCAGTCTGACGAAGAGCGCGGACATATGCTTAAAATATTCAATTACATCATGACTGTGGGCGGAACTGCCGTTTCACCGGAAGTAGCAGCAGTAAAACAAGAGTTTGCAACATTCAGAAGCGTGTTCGAAGCAGCATTGCAAAGCGAGATTGCAGTAACGCAATCTATCAACCGCATTGTTACGCAGAGCCGCAGAGAAGAAGATTATGGCACGGAAAGCTTCCTGCAATGGTTTGTAAATGAGCAAATTGAGGAAGAAGACAACGCACGCCGCGCTATTGAACTATTTGACGTGATCGGCGAAGAAGGAACTGGTCAGTACTTCATTGACAAGGCAATCTTGAAAATCGGCTCTGAGAACTAA
- a CDS encoding GNAT family N-acetyltransferase, giving the protein MLFVNFDTFPTLQTDRLLLHAMSEKHVADMFRLRSNPLAMQYIGKPLMQSESDAKDLIDAYSRNLRDKIGITWGISMKRVEGLQENTGLIGTIGFHKMDLYNHRAEIGYMIHPEHWLKGLMSEAVRRIIDYGFKNMQFHSIEAKISPDNQASRKILLKHGFEREAYFKESFYENGKFLDTEIYSLLNKTA; this is encoded by the coding sequence ATGCTATTTGTAAACTTTGACACCTTTCCGACATTGCAGACAGACCGTTTGCTTCTGCACGCAATGTCAGAAAAGCATGTGGCGGATATGTTCAGATTGCGAAGCAATCCGCTTGCTATGCAGTACATTGGAAAGCCCTTGATGCAATCGGAAAGCGATGCAAAGGATCTGATTGATGCTTATTCCAGAAATCTGCGGGATAAGATTGGCATTACCTGGGGCATTTCAATGAAGCGTGTGGAAGGCCTGCAAGAAAACACTGGCCTGATAGGCACCATAGGCTTTCACAAAATGGATCTTTATAATCACCGCGCTGAGATCGGTTATATGATCCATCCGGAACATTGGTTAAAAGGCCTAATGAGCGAGGCTGTCAGGCGGATTATTGACTACGGTTTTAAAAACATGCAGTTTCACAGCATTGAAGCTAAAATAAGCCCTGATAATCAAGCTTCAAGAAAGATTTTGCTGAAACACGGTTTTGAGAGAGAGGCTTATTTTAAGGAAAGCTTTTATGAGAATGGTAAATTCCTCGATACTGAGATTTACTCGCTCCTTAACAAAACGGCATAA
- a CDS encoding glutamine--tRNA ligase/YqeY domain fusion protein has protein sequence MITEEKKEEKSLNFIEEIVEADLQAGKYTQIITRFPPEPNGYLHIGHASSICLNFGLTKKFPGYTNLRFDDTNPVTEDTEYVESIKNDIRWMGFEWENELYASDYFDTLYEYAVELINKGLAYVDDSTSEEIALLKGTPTEPGKDSIYRSRSVEENLALFEQMKNGGFPDGSRTLRAKIDMAHINMLMRDPILYRIKHAHHHRTGNKWCIYPMYDFAHGQSDSIETVTHSICTLEFVPHRELYDWIIEKLGIYPSHQYEFARRNLNYTVTSKRKLLQLVQEKHVNGWDDPRMPTISGLRRRGYTPESIRDFCERIGVARRENMIDVGLLEFCVREDLNKKALRRMVVLDPLKVIITNFPEGVTEMCHSENNPEDVATGNREVPFSREIYIEKEDFMETPSKKYFRLAPGKMVRLKSAYIIQCDDFVKDENGEIKEVHCSYIENSKSGHDTTGINVKGTLHWVSVPHAQEVEVRLYDRLFSVEDPSSEEGDFKDYINPNSLEIITGYAEPALNEAKEGESFQFLRKGYFAKDPDSTAEKLVFNRTVTLRDNWAKAGN, from the coding sequence ATGATTACGGAAGAGAAAAAAGAAGAGAAAAGCCTGAATTTTATTGAGGAAATTGTGGAGGCGGATTTGCAGGCAGGAAAATACACCCAGATCATCACCCGATTTCCACCCGAACCAAACGGCTATTTACATATCGGCCATGCATCCAGCATTTGCCTGAATTTTGGTTTGACCAAAAAATTCCCTGGCTATACAAACCTTCGTTTCGACGACACCAACCCGGTTACCGAAGATACGGAATATGTGGAAAGCATTAAAAACGATATCCGGTGGATGGGTTTTGAATGGGAAAACGAACTTTACGCTTCCGATTATTTCGATACATTATATGAATATGCCGTTGAGCTGATCAACAAAGGGCTGGCCTATGTGGACGATTCAACTTCCGAGGAAATAGCGCTGCTTAAAGGCACTCCGACGGAACCCGGGAAAGACAGCATTTACAGGAGCCGTTCGGTTGAAGAAAACCTTGCGCTTTTTGAACAAATGAAAAATGGTGGTTTTCCTGACGGAAGCCGCACATTACGCGCCAAAATTGACATGGCGCACATCAATATGCTCATGCGTGACCCGATCCTTTACCGGATCAAACACGCCCATCACCATCGCACAGGCAACAAATGGTGCATTTACCCCATGTACGACTTTGCGCATGGCCAAAGCGATTCGATTGAAACGGTTACACATTCTATATGCACATTAGAATTTGTGCCGCATCGGGAATTGTATGACTGGATCATTGAAAAGCTAGGCATATATCCATCGCATCAATACGAATTCGCACGCCGCAACCTGAATTACACTGTGACCAGCAAACGGAAGTTGCTGCAACTGGTTCAGGAAAAGCATGTAAACGGCTGGGATGATCCTAGAATGCCGACCATCAGCGGCTTGCGCAGGAGAGGTTACACGCCGGAAAGCATCAGAGATTTCTGTGAGCGGATCGGTGTAGCGCGACGCGAAAACATGATCGATGTAGGTTTGCTTGAATTTTGCGTTCGCGAAGATTTGAACAAAAAAGCGCTCCGCCGAATGGTGGTTTTGGATCCTTTGAAAGTGATCATTACCAACTTCCCGGAAGGTGTTACGGAGATGTGCCACAGTGAAAACAATCCGGAGGACGTAGCAACAGGGAACCGCGAAGTTCCTTTTTCAAGGGAGATTTATATTGAGAAAGAGGACTTTATGGAAACGCCATCCAAGAAATATTTCCGTTTGGCGCCTGGAAAAATGGTCCGACTGAAAAGTGCATACATCATTCAATGTGATGATTTTGTAAAAGACGAAAATGGCGAAATCAAAGAAGTGCATTGCTCATACATCGAAAACAGCAAGAGCGGGCATGATACGACCGGCATCAATGTAAAAGGGACATTGCACTGGGTCTCCGTTCCACACGCGCAGGAAGTCGAAGTTCGCCTTTACGACCGTCTTTTCTCCGTTGAAGATCCATCTTCGGAAGAGGGTGATTTCAAAGATTACATCAATCCCAATTCACTGGAAATCATCACAGGTTATGCCGAACCGGCACTTAATGAAGCCAAAGAAGGCGAATCATTCCAATTCCTAAGAAAAGGTTACTTCGCCAAAGACCCAGACAGCACCGCCGAAAAACTCGTTTTCAACAGAACAGTAACATTAAGAGACAACTGGGCCAAGGCTGGGAATTAG
- a CDS encoding aldehyde dehydrogenase (NADP(+)) has translation MEIKGKNYIGYSLSSQGDRTFQSYVPAKDSFLPENFHTATIEEVENTMALAKKAFSEYAKIPAAKRADFLIAITEEILAIGDVLLERANLETGLPMARLQGERARTINQLTQFAELLREGSWVDASIDTALPDRTPVPKPDIRKMLVPIGPVIVFGSSNFPFAYSVAGVDTGPALAAGNPVIVKAHAAHPGVSDLTAQAIVKAAQRTGMPDGVFSMLYDDGFEVGTALVKHPASKAVGFTGSMKGGMALFKMAQEREEPIAVFAEMGSVNPIVVLPDYLEHNALEFGKTLAGSVSLGAGQFCTNPGLVFVTKTQGLIAFADSYKNEILKTTSATMLTAGICKNYYKLRDHAFEQEDVSRLAVSEQMSEGENQAQASIATVSGQSFIANPKLHEEVFGPFSLLVICEDTGEMLEAISHLKGQLTCSLMAEEHEVHAHQAIVDKLAQISGRFILNGVPTGVEVCPSMHHGGPFPATADAKFTSVGRHSILRFVRPQSFQGWPDALLPDELKNSNPLGIFRLVNNQFSQEAIK, from the coding sequence ATGGAAATCAAAGGTAAAAACTACATTGGCTATTCACTTTCTAGCCAGGGCGACCGCACATTTCAATCCTATGTGCCAGCCAAAGATTCATTTCTCCCTGAAAATTTCCATACGGCGACGATTGAAGAAGTCGAAAATACTATGGCGCTTGCCAAAAAGGCTTTCAGCGAATATGCAAAAATTCCTGCCGCGAAAAGAGCTGATTTTCTGATTGCCATTACCGAAGAGATCCTGGCGATTGGCGACGTCTTACTTGAAAGAGCAAATCTGGAAACAGGCCTGCCCATGGCCCGCCTGCAAGGTGAACGCGCGCGCACGATCAATCAGCTGACTCAATTTGCGGAATTGCTTCGCGAGGGCTCATGGGTGGATGCATCCATCGACACCGCCCTACCCGACCGCACGCCCGTTCCCAAGCCCGACATCCGGAAAATGCTCGTTCCGATTGGTCCGGTTATCGTTTTCGGTTCCAGTAACTTCCCTTTCGCGTATTCCGTAGCCGGTGTGGACACAGGCCCGGCTTTGGCGGCCGGAAACCCGGTCATTGTAAAAGCCCACGCAGCACATCCCGGCGTAAGCGATCTGACGGCGCAGGCCATTGTAAAAGCTGCGCAAAGGACAGGAATGCCTGATGGCGTTTTTTCCATGCTATATGACGATGGTTTTGAAGTGGGGACAGCATTGGTTAAGCATCCTGCCAGTAAGGCTGTTGGTTTTACAGGTTCTATGAAAGGTGGAATGGCGCTGTTTAAAATGGCGCAGGAGCGCGAGGAACCCATTGCCGTCTTTGCTGAAATGGGCAGCGTTAACCCCATCGTTGTTCTTCCTGACTATCTGGAACACAATGCATTGGAATTTGGGAAAACGCTTGCAGGTTCGGTAAGCCTGGGCGCCGGACAATTCTGTACCAATCCCGGACTTGTGTTTGTTACTAAAACGCAGGGCCTGATTGCATTTGCGGACTCTTATAAAAATGAAATCCTGAAAACCACATCTGCCACAATGCTTACGGCGGGCATTTGTAAAAATTATTACAAGCTCCGCGATCATGCGTTTGAACAGGAAGATGTTTCCAGACTCGCCGTTTCAGAGCAAATGTCTGAGGGAGAAAATCAGGCGCAGGCATCCATAGCAACAGTTTCCGGGCAAAGCTTTATTGCCAATCCAAAATTACATGAAGAAGTTTTCGGACCATTTTCGCTGCTTGTCATTTGTGAGGATACGGGTGAAATGCTTGAAGCGATTTCACATTTAAAAGGACAGCTTACCTGCTCGCTGATGGCAGAAGAGCATGAGGTCCACGCGCACCAGGCTATTGTAGACAAGCTCGCACAAATATCCGGCCGATTTATCCTGAATGGCGTTCCTACCGGCGTGGAGGTTTGCCCTTCTATGCATCATGGAGGGCCTTTTCCGGCAACTGCGGATGCAAAATTCACTTCTGTTGGCAGACATTCGATCCTACGTTTTGTCCGTCCGCAATCATTTCAGGGCTGGCCCGACGCACTGCTGCCGGATGAGTTGAAGAACAGCAATCCGCTGGGCATTTTCAGGCTGGTTAACAATCAGTTCAGCCAGGAGGCCATTAAATAA
- a CDS encoding AAA family ATPase — protein MKYSSDVEAAEAMKVAYDKIRSEIGNVIIGQDEVVKGLLTAIFCQGHCLLVGVPGLAKTLLIQTIASSLDLNFNRIQFTPDLMPSDILGSETLDQNRNFKFIKGPVFANIILADEINRTPPKTQSALLEAMQEYSVTIAGAKHALERPFFVLATQNPIEQEGTYPLPEAQLDRFMFMIQLDYPSYAEEVNIVKNTTNDVRYQVKKVVTSEEIMDFQHLVRRVPVTDHVIEYAVKLVHKTRPAAGLAVKDTNDYLDWGAGPRASQALILAAKCNALLSGKYSPDIEDVKAVALPVLRHRIIRNFKAEAEGISVDDIIARLV, from the coding sequence GTGAAGTATTCATCGGACGTTGAAGCTGCCGAAGCTATGAAAGTAGCTTATGATAAAATCCGGAGTGAGATTGGAAATGTAATAATCGGGCAAGATGAGGTTGTTAAAGGACTACTGACCGCGATTTTCTGCCAGGGCCATTGCCTTTTGGTGGGTGTGCCCGGACTAGCCAAAACGCTTCTCATCCAGACGATTGCTTCTTCGCTAGACCTCAATTTCAACCGGATCCAGTTTACGCCTGACTTAATGCCGTCAGACATTCTGGGGTCTGAAACATTGGATCAGAACCGCAATTTCAAGTTTATCAAGGGGCCTGTTTTTGCCAACATTATCCTGGCCGATGAGATCAACAGGACGCCACCCAAAACGCAATCTGCGCTGCTGGAAGCGATGCAGGAATATTCTGTTACAATCGCGGGAGCAAAGCATGCGCTGGAACGTCCTTTCTTCGTACTCGCTACTCAAAACCCCATTGAGCAGGAAGGAACTTATCCCCTGCCAGAAGCCCAGCTCGACCGCTTTATGTTCATGATCCAGCTGGATTATCCTTCCTATGCAGAGGAAGTAAACATTGTTAAAAACACCACCAACGACGTTCGTTACCAGGTTAAAAAAGTCGTGACTTCCGAGGAGATCATGGATTTCCAGCATTTGGTAAGACGCGTTCCGGTAACCGATCACGTCATTGAATATGCGGTGAAACTGGTCCACAAAACCAGGCCCGCTGCCGGCCTTGCCGTAAAAGACACCAACGATTACCTCGACTGGGGCGCAGGTCCCCGTGCCTCACAGGCGCTGATCCTGGCAGCCAAATGCAACGCATTGCTTTCAGGTAAATATTCTCCCGACATTGAGGACGTAAAAGCAGTTGCATTACCCGTGTTACGGCACAGAATCATCCGGAATTTCAAAGCCGAAGCCGAAGGAATTTCAGTAGATGACATCATTGCACGTCTCGTCTGA
- the truA gene encoding tRNA pseudouridine(38-40) synthase TruA, with the protein MRYFLEFSYKGTAYNGWQKQNNALGVQQVLEEALAKVLRLPIEITGSSRTDTGVHAEQQFAHFDLENEIADFELLIYKLNGLIPRDIAVKRIIPVGNDINSRFAATHRKYEYRITKRKNPFLTDLAFQLKADLDIEQMNEAAALLLQYNDFESFSKIHTQVNNFRCTIKEAIWIEAGDMLVFHIRANRFLRGMVRALVGTLLEVGKGKRSVAEFEQVILAKNRKAAGAQAPAEGLFLVEVGYDFI; encoded by the coding sequence ATGCGCTATTTTCTCGAATTCAGCTATAAAGGAACGGCCTATAATGGCTGGCAAAAACAAAACAATGCATTAGGCGTCCAGCAGGTGCTGGAAGAAGCACTCGCGAAAGTCCTGAGGTTACCCATTGAAATCACAGGCAGCAGCAGGACAGACACCGGCGTACATGCAGAACAACAATTTGCGCATTTTGATTTAGAAAATGAGATAGCCGATTTTGAGCTGCTGATTTACAAGCTTAATGGGCTTATTCCCAGGGACATTGCTGTAAAGCGCATCATTCCGGTTGGGAATGACATTAACTCCCGTTTTGCAGCCACGCACCGCAAATATGAATACCGCATCACGAAACGCAAAAATCCTTTTCTAACTGATCTGGCTTTTCAATTAAAAGCGGATCTTGACATTGAGCAAATGAACGAAGCGGCAGCGCTGCTGTTGCAATACAATGATTTCGAGAGTTTTAGCAAGATCCACACACAAGTGAATAATTTCAGATGCACGATTAAGGAGGCAATTTGGATTGAAGCGGGAGATATGCTCGTTTTTCATATCCGTGCAAACCGTTTCCTGCGCGGAATGGTTAGGGCGCTGGTAGGGACGCTGCTGGAAGTAGGAAAAGGTAAGCGGAGCGTTGCTGAATTCGAACAGGTTATCCTGGCAAAAAACAGAAAAGCAGCAGGCGCCCAGGCACCTGCGGAAGGTCTTTTTCTGGTTGAAGTGGGCTATGATTTTATTTAA
- a CDS encoding peptidylprolyl isomerase, translated as MKINKVIAPGLIAVFSLFFSLISFGQGQQGISIDKIIARVDNHYILNSELEEMYNQYKAEGRAAPEKCQLLESLIINKMLLAKAEIDSVVVEDKEVDGELDAKMGYMVQRFGSEKNIVEAYGKSIENLKSELRTQVKEQKIVEKMQRTISGNVKITPNEVRKFFNSIPKDSLPYIPSEVEIGHIVKLGTVTREQKDKLKQQLLELKQRAEKGEDFATLAQIYSEDLGSAKNGGDLNFAKRGAMVPEFEGAALSLKPGEMSDIVESQFGFHLIKLIETRGAEYHARHILLRPDYNKGTDMTSAVRALDSLRNLIEIDTLKFAKAALDNSEDKETAESGGLIMDRNTGLARLTLDASMDPALYFAIDTMKVGELSKPVAYRTEDGRSAMRIIWYKSKSEPHTANLRDDYEKLAQIVLSNKRNNALEEWFKKAQGDVFISIEPEYKDCKVLGLEALANDI; from the coding sequence ATGAAAATAAATAAAGTAATTGCGCCCGGTCTGATAGCAGTATTCTCACTGTTTTTCAGTCTCATCAGTTTCGGACAGGGGCAGCAGGGGATCAGCATTGATAAAATCATTGCCCGGGTTGACAATCACTACATTCTGAACTCCGAATTGGAGGAAATGTATAATCAATACAAAGCAGAAGGACGCGCCGCGCCCGAAAAATGCCAGCTTCTGGAATCACTTATTATCAACAAAATGCTTCTTGCCAAAGCCGAAATTGACTCGGTTGTGGTGGAAGACAAAGAAGTCGACGGCGAGCTTGATGCCAAAATGGGCTATATGGTGCAGCGTTTCGGATCCGAAAAGAATATTGTAGAAGCCTACGGTAAAAGCATTGAAAACCTGAAAAGCGAGCTTCGCACGCAGGTGAAGGAGCAAAAGATCGTAGAAAAAATGCAGCGGACCATTTCTGGCAATGTAAAAATTACGCCGAATGAAGTGCGCAAGTTTTTTAATTCCATTCCGAAAGACAGCCTTCCTTACATTCCTTCCGAAGTCGAAATCGGCCACATTGTGAAGCTGGGAACAGTTACCCGCGAGCAGAAGGACAAGCTAAAACAACAATTGCTTGAATTGAAGCAACGCGCTGAAAAAGGTGAAGACTTCGCTACATTGGCGCAGATCTATTCAGAAGACCTTGGTTCAGCAAAAAATGGCGGTGACCTGAACTTCGCCAAACGTGGTGCAATGGTTCCCGAGTTTGAAGGAGCTGCATTATCATTGAAACCAGGTGAAATGTCGGATATCGTTGAGTCGCAATTTGGTTTTCACTTGATCAAGCTCATCGAAACGCGCGGCGCTGAATATCACGCCAGACACATCCTGCTTCGTCCTGATTATAACAAAGGAACAGATATGACTTCTGCGGTCCGCGCCCTGGATAGTCTTAGAAATCTGATTGAAATCGATACATTGAAATTCGCGAAAGCGGCTTTGGACAACTCGGAAGATAAAGAAACAGCCGAATCGGGTGGTTTGATCATGGATAGAAATACAGGTTTAGCTCGTCTTACACTGGATGCTTCTATGGACCCGGCACTATATTTTGCTATCGACACCATGAAAGTGGGCGAATTGAGCAAACCGGTTGCCTATCGTACCGAAGATGGAAGAAGCGCCATGCGTATCATCTGGTACAAGAGCAAATCGGAGCCGCATACGGCCAATCTTCGTGATGATTACGAGAAACTGGCTCAGATCGTGTTGAGTAACAAACGAAACAATGCATTGGAAGAATGGTTTAAAAAAGCGCAGGGCGACGTTTTCATCAGCATCGAGCCTGAATATAAAGATTGTAAAGTGCTCGGATTAGAGGCTTTGGCAAACGATATTTAG
- a CDS encoding FUSC family protein, with product MNYLDEFKKFISSHYLSTGVRLTLGAVVPSLIFQHFGILGEMIAFPLGTLLIGSTDNPGPHTRRRNSLLIAIATCFLVACITGFLRHIHFIIFLEIVVFGMFFSLVGVYGNRVNSIGLIALLVFVFNIDDHLSGDMVLRTAAIFAAGGIWYFVLFMILQKLLPYKLIQQLLGENFVELGKLLWIKAGYYFANPDYDDLFNRMIHQQVTLRENHENLREILFKTREIVTESTNKSRILMLMFLDSIDLFERILNSQQNYANLHRAFDHTQVLRLFGTYITWLSAEIQQIGLAIQSGSPSHPKRDLDEAFNKCQRAFENMREHKMTHDNMEDFMMLRQILNSLQDVTERVKKLHRATTYDAEVGKGYKLNVEAENFIPKQEYHPRILLDNLSLKSSHFRHALRITLGLLIGYIISLFLTVGHGYWILLTIVVILKPAFSITKQRNVHRIGGTLVGVFTGFMLLYLIQDGTALFIIMMLAMIMAYSFLKINYFIASTTITLYVILSFNFLNPQQITAVLHDRVIDTIIGSIIAYLISSYVLPVWEHTQINQYICDALDANRKYFDVVAAKFTGKDLDINELKVLRKDAIIAMANLSDNFQKMLSEPKRQQLNMEEYHQFVATSHMLTSYIASLSTYAQTLEYSEFSVEFEVMIRQIDRQIKAATDIIEGKLENTFEIARESLPQNQKLVALLAKRKKEIKEMGIEKADQSPARKMLSDLKTINGLFELISTITIDEIKILQKIKTLKT from the coding sequence ATGAATTACCTCGACGAATTCAAAAAATTTATTTCAAGTCATTACCTTTCCACGGGCGTAAGATTAACCTTGGGTGCGGTTGTCCCGAGCCTTATTTTTCAACATTTCGGCATATTGGGCGAGATGATCGCATTCCCGCTGGGCACATTGCTGATTGGATCAACGGACAATCCCGGCCCGCACACCAGAAGGCGCAACTCACTGCTCATTGCCATTGCGACGTGTTTTTTGGTTGCATGCATTACCGGCTTTCTCCGGCACATTCACTTTATCATATTTCTCGAAATCGTTGTTTTCGGGATGTTCTTTTCACTGGTCGGTGTTTATGGAAACCGGGTGAATAGTATCGGCCTTATTGCCTTGCTTGTTTTTGTTTTCAACATTGATGATCATTTGAGCGGCGATATGGTTCTGCGCACCGCCGCCATATTTGCGGCTGGCGGGATCTGGTATTTTGTCCTGTTTATGATCTTGCAGAAATTACTTCCTTATAAGCTGATCCAGCAGCTTTTGGGAGAAAATTTCGTGGAATTAGGCAAGCTGCTCTGGATCAAAGCAGGGTATTATTTTGCAAATCCCGACTATGACGACCTCTTTAACCGGATGATCCACCAGCAGGTTACGCTCCGTGAAAACCACGAAAACCTGCGCGAGATACTTTTTAAAACAAGGGAAATTGTTACAGAATCGACGAATAAAAGCCGGATCCTGATGCTGATGTTCCTGGATAGCATCGACTTATTCGAAAGAATCCTGAACTCGCAGCAAAATTACGCGAACCTCCATCGGGCATTTGATCACACCCAGGTTTTAAGGCTTTTCGGCACCTATATTACCTGGTTATCAGCTGAGATCCAACAAATTGGCCTCGCAATCCAGAGTGGATCACCCTCCCACCCGAAGCGCGACCTGGACGAAGCATTTAATAAATGTCAGCGGGCTTTTGAAAATATGCGTGAGCATAAAATGACGCACGATAACATGGAGGATTTCATGATGCTGCGCCAGATTCTCAATAGTTTGCAGGACGTTACAGAACGTGTGAAAAAGCTGCACCGGGCGACCACGTATGATGCAGAGGTGGGTAAAGGTTATAAATTAAATGTTGAAGCCGAGAATTTTATTCCGAAGCAAGAATACCATCCCCGCATCCTGCTGGACAATCTTTCGTTGAAATCCAGCCATTTCAGACATGCATTAAGGATTACGCTAGGGCTTCTGATCGGCTACATCATCTCTCTTTTTCTGACGGTAGGTCATGGTTACTGGATTCTCCTGACGATTGTTGTGATCCTTAAACCGGCTTTCAGCATTACCAAACAGCGGAACGTACACCGGATCGGGGGAACGCTTGTGGGCGTTTTCACAGGCTTCATGCTGTTGTATCTGATCCAGGACGGGACTGCATTGTTCATCATTATGATGCTGGCAATGATCATGGCATACAGCTTTTTGAAGATCAACTACTTCATTGCTTCCACAACCATTACATTATATGTCATCCTTTCTTTCAATTTCCTGAACCCGCAGCAGATTACGGCGGTTTTACATGACAGGGTCATTGATACGATCATCGGATCCATTATCGCTTATCTGATTTCGTCTTACGTGCTGCCGGTTTGGGAGCATACGCAGATCAACCAGTATATCTGCGATGCACTGGATGCAAACCGTAAGTATTTTGACGTTGTAGCAGCGAAATTCACGGGGAAAGACCTGGATATCAACGAATTAAAAGTGCTCCGGAAGGATGCGATCATTGCGATGGCGAATTTGTCGGATAACTTTCAAAAAATGCTCTCAGAGCCGAAACGCCAGCAGTTGAACATGGAAGAATATCACCAGTTCGTTGCCACTAGCCATATGTTGACGTCCTACATTGCATCGCTCTCGACCTACGCGCAAACGCTGGAGTATTCCGAATTTTCGGTTGAATTTGAAGTCATGATCAGGCAGATCGACCGGCAGATTAAAGCTGCTACGGACATTATTGAAGGAAAGCTTGAAAACACTTTTGAGATAGCCCGCGAATCATTGCCCCAAAACCAAAAGCTCGTAGCGCTTCTGGCGAAAAGAAAGAAGGAAATCAAAGAAATGGGAATTGAAAAGGCAGACCAGTCGCCAGCACGGAAAATGCTGTCGGATCTGAAAACGATCAACGGGCTGTTTGAGCTGATCAGTACGATTACCATTGATGAGATTAAAATCCTTCAAAAAATTAAAACATTAAAAACCTAA